In the genome of Crassaminicella thermophila, the window TCATATCCTTTTTTTACTTGAGAGCTATATATACGAAAGCTCTCTTTCATTAACCTTCTTGCCCTGTTTCTTACAACACTTTTTCCAACTTTCTTACTTGCAATGAAACCTACCCGATTATATTGTTGTTCCTTATTCATATAAAACAACACCAAATATCTATTAGCTAAAGAAACTCCTT includes:
- the rnpA gene encoding ribonuclease P protein component; the protein is MKDTLRLRENTDFKKIYAKGVSLANRYLVLFYMNKEQQYNRVGFIASKKVGKSVVRNRARRLMKESFRIYSSQVKKGYDLIFIARANIKDATYKDVEKAMVHILKKSKLLK